A single Planctomicrobium piriforme DNA region contains:
- the cimA gene encoding citramalate synthase produces MYVQMYDTTLRDGSQGEGVNFSLQDKLLITRKLDELGFDFIEGGYPLSNEKDTEYFQRVRDLDLKHAKVCAFGMTRRRGVGAEQDTGMLAIRDSKAPVCTIVGKTWDLHVTEVLRVDLEENLAMIRDSIAFLKAEGRTVFYDAEHFFDGFTANPEYALKTVQAAQDAGADVIVCCDTNGGSLPERIVKILSQVQKEIRTPLGIHCHNDCDLAVANSLAAVETGVIQVQGTINGIGERCGNVDLLSVAANLALKKSGYQVLTQGVGLTHLTELSRYVYELANMNFRSNQAFVGRSAFAHKGGMHVHAVNRFAHSYEHISPETVGNERRILVSELSGRSNIVAKTTKHKLDQDPEIMGAILARVQELENVGYQFEAAEASFDLLVKKVAGAYEPKFQRIHYRVNVETAGQGQPLTEATVKLKIDGEGPIRHEVAEGDGPVNALDQALRKALIGFYPRLAEMHLVDYKVRVINSTGGTAASVRVVIESADEKDVWSTIGVSENIIEASWLALVDAVEYKLFKDDGFLGK; encoded by the coding sequence ATGTACGTCCAGATGTACGACACGACGCTTCGCGACGGGAGTCAGGGAGAAGGGGTCAACTTCTCGCTACAGGATAAACTCCTGATCACCCGTAAGCTCGACGAACTGGGCTTCGATTTCATCGAAGGGGGCTATCCCCTCTCGAACGAAAAGGACACGGAGTACTTTCAACGGGTCCGCGATCTCGATCTCAAGCATGCCAAGGTCTGTGCGTTCGGGATGACGCGGCGACGCGGCGTCGGCGCGGAGCAGGACACCGGGATGCTCGCCATCCGCGATTCAAAAGCGCCCGTCTGTACCATCGTCGGCAAGACCTGGGATCTGCATGTCACCGAAGTCTTACGGGTCGATCTCGAAGAGAATCTGGCGATGATCCGCGATTCGATTGCCTTCCTCAAAGCGGAAGGCCGAACCGTGTTCTATGACGCCGAACACTTCTTCGACGGCTTCACCGCCAACCCTGAATACGCATTGAAGACCGTGCAGGCGGCTCAAGACGCCGGTGCCGACGTCATCGTCTGCTGTGATACCAACGGCGGCAGCCTGCCTGAGCGGATCGTCAAGATCCTCTCGCAGGTGCAGAAAGAAATCCGGACCCCGCTGGGCATCCATTGCCACAACGACTGCGACCTGGCCGTGGCGAACTCGCTGGCTGCGGTCGAAACAGGCGTCATCCAGGTGCAAGGAACGATCAACGGCATCGGCGAGCGCTGCGGCAATGTCGACCTGTTGAGCGTGGCAGCGAATCTGGCTCTGAAAAAATCTGGCTATCAAGTCCTCACGCAGGGCGTCGGTCTCACGCATCTCACCGAGTTGTCGCGCTACGTCTACGAACTGGCGAACATGAATTTCCGGTCGAATCAGGCGTTCGTCGGCCGCAGCGCTTTCGCCCATAAAGGGGGGATGCATGTGCATGCGGTCAACCGCTTCGCCCATAGCTACGAGCACATCAGCCCCGAAACAGTCGGGAACGAACGCCGCATTCTGGTGAGTGAACTCTCTGGTCGGTCGAACATCGTCGCCAAGACGACGAAGCACAAGCTCGATCAAGACCCCGAGATCATGGGGGCGATCCTGGCTCGGGTGCAGGAACTGGAAAACGTGGGCTACCAGTTCGAAGCGGCCGAAGCCTCGTTCGATTTGCTGGTGAAAAAAGTTGCCGGCGCTTACGAGCCGAAGTTTCAGCGGATTCACTATCGAGTGAACGTTGAGACCGCCGGCCAGGGACAGCCGCTCACCGAGGCCACCGTCAAGCTGAAGATCGACGGCGAAGGCCCTATCCGCCACGAAGTTGCTGAAGGGGACGGACCGGTGAACGCCCTCGATCAGGCTTTGCGCAAAGCACTCATCGGGTTCTATCCCCGTCTCGCCGAGATGCACCTGGTCGATTACAAGGTTCGCGTCATCAACTCCACTGGCGGCACCGCCGCGAGCGTCCGCGTGGTGATCGAAAGCGCCGATGAGAAAGACGTGTGGAGCACAATCGGCGTCAGCGAAA